The DNA region GATGCTACAGTATTAGGAGCACTTCAAGTAGACCAGGAAGGTAATCTTGCTAACTGGATGATACCAGGTAAAATGGTTCCAGGTATGGGGGGAGCTATGGATCTAGTAGTTGGAGCTAAAAAGGTAATAGTAGCTATGGAACATACGGCTAAGGGTAGTCCTAAAATATTGAAAAAATGTAATCTTCCATTAACTGCAATGGCTCAGGTAGATTTAATTATTACTGAAATGGGTGTAATGGAAGTTACTAAAGAAGGATTAGTTTTAAAGGAATTAAATCCTGATTTTACCGTAGATGAAGTTAAGGCAGCTACAGAAGCTGAACTAATTATACCTGAAAATTTAAAGGATATGAAATAAGTAAGTGTCTAATTCTGTTATAATATTATTGATATAAGCTAATTATACTTATATTAAATAATATATTTTGGAGGGATATTATGGCACTTTTAGAAATTACAGTAGCACCTTTAGGTACAGGAGATACTAGCGTTAGCAAATATGTAGCTGCATGTCATAAATTGTTGGAATTAGAGGAAGGTATAAAGTATCAACTAACTCCTATGTCTACAGTTATAGAAGGTGACATAGATAGGCTATTTGAAGTTGCTAAAAAGCTTCACAATGTTCCGTTTCAAGAAGGCGCTATGAGAGTTTCTACTAGTATGAAAATCGACGATAGACGGGATAAGGAATCTACTATACATGGAAAGATTTTATCGGTTAAAAGTAAATTATAGTTGCAAAAAACTCCTAATAATTTAGGAGTTTTTTGCATACAATGCAACTTTTTGATATGGATTTATGTCTAATTGTTAGAAAGAAAGTTAACATGGCCATGCAAACTAAAGTTTTTTATAAGGAGGTTACTATGTTAAATGAACTTGTACAAAAAGCAATTAAGGGGGATGGAGATAGTTTTTATGAGCTTATTCAAATAAAGAAGGAGCATATTTATAAAATTGCTTATAGTTATGTACACAACCAAGAGGACGCTCTAGATGTTGTTCATGATGCGGTATATAAGGCATTTACTGCTATTGGAAGTTTGAAAAATCCACAATATTTTAGTACATGGTTAACCAAAATTACAATTAACTGTGCTATCGACCATTTGAATAAAACTAAAAAAGTAATTTCTATAGAAAAAAGTGAACTAGAAAATTTTCCTGTAGAAGAAAATGATAAGGAAGCGATCTTGGATTTGAGGCAGAACTTAGAAAAATTAGATATAAAATATAAAACAGTAATAATTCTTCGTTATTTTGAGGATTTAACACTGAATGAGATTGCTGCCACATTAAATTTACCTATAAATACAATAAAGGCTCAGCTTTATCGTGGATTACAAAGGCTAAAAATTCAGTTGGAGGAGGGCGATGCAATTGAAAAATAAAACATCTGATTTGAAAAAGATATATGATGAGATAGAAGTTCCTAATGAATTAGATAAAGTAATTGATGAGGCATTTAGAAAGGGGAGAAATGAAATAATGTATGGACAAAATATAAAAAATAAAAAGCGAAACAATGGATTGAAAAAGGCAATGGTAGGAATTACAGCTGGTTTTATAATCTTCACTACAGGTGTTAATACGGTTCCTAGTTTTGCAGATAGTATGGGGAATATACCAATACTAGGTAACTTAGTTCAAATTCTACAAATTAATAAGGGGATAGGCCAAGGTGGCCAAATTACTGATGGTGCTGATGTTAAATTTATTACATTAAAAGAAATAAAAAATGGAGAACAGATAATTATTGATTTTTCAACTGGGGAGGAAAAGATAGAAAATGCTCCACACTTTGAAGTTTCCTATAATGAAAATCCTTATACAATGACCTTTACCATTAGCGGGGCTAGAAGTTTAACGGCAGAAAAAGATTTTAAAGAAATAATTAACAGTAAATATGTTGAGGATGTATATAAATTAATTACATTAGACGATTCAGCCGTTAGGTTTAATATAGTATTTAATCAACCAGTAGACTTCACAGTAGAAGAATATGAAGAGCCTGGTCAAGTAGTAATCAATTTATCAGAAGATGGCACAAAGGGTAATGTATCTCCAATATATTCAGTACGAACAAACTCCTATTCATTTGGTGAAGAATTTGGACAGTTAGAAGAAATGTTTTATGGACTTAAGGATGTAAGAGTATTAAAGGATAAAGAAGGAAGCTTTTTAATTGAAATAGGACAATTTAGCTCTAAAGAAGAAGCAGAGGTAGAATTAAAAGAAGTAATAGACAAGGTGGGAGATGGCATAAAATTACATGTAGAAGAAAGGGAAGCTGTAGCTATACCAAGGGCTATTACTGAATAATAGGTCATCATGAAATAAAACCTAAGTTCTCAAAATTGAGGACTTAGGTTTGTATTTTTATAAGAATAGGTAGCATCAGAGAATTTTACCATTTCCGAGATGCACCTCCACCACCAGATGAACCGCCACCAAAACCTCCACCGCCAAAACCACCAGGGGGTCTTCGGCCGCCACGGTGTTTATGGTTATTCCTTCCTAAGATACTTAAAAGCATAAATAAAGCCTGAAAAAATCCCATGCCCATTATCCGAGAAAATATAAATATGAAAAACAAAAAAATAAGTGGCAATATTAATATTGGAATAGGGTTGTTAGTACCTTCTAGATCAAAATAGGGAATATCATTTTTTATAAAAACATCCGACATATCTATATTATATTCTTTTGCTATCTCTTCTAATATTAATCCATGGGCTACAGTAATTCCAACATTATAGTTACCATCTTTAAAATAGGGTATCATTTTATCTAAAATAGCACCGGCCTTGCCATCATTTATAGCGCCTTCTAAACCATAGCCTACTTCAATTCTAGTTTCACGTTCCTCGTATGCAACTAAAAGTAAAACACCATTATTTTCTACTCTACTACCTATATTCCATTTTCTAAAAAGGTTCAAGGCATAATCTTCTACTGTATGGCCTTCTAAAGATGAAATAGTTACAACAACCAATTCTGCTGAAGTTCTATCTTTTAAAATACTACTTAATTTAAGTAAATTATTTTCAACTTCTTTTGAAAGAATTTCAGCATAATCTTGAACAAATATATCTTTTGTAGGTACTTTAGGGATAGATATTCCGTAGGATGGAACAATTGATATAATAAAAATTAATATAAACAGTGATATTAACTTACTTCGCTTTATACATATACTTTGCATAAAAATCCCCCTCTAAAAATTATTAATTAGATGGTTTTAGCTTTAGTTAATTAATTAAATTTCACCTTAGGAGCTTCCTTTGC from Alkaliphilus flagellatus includes:
- a CDS encoding 3-oxoacid CoA-transferase subunit B; translated protein: MDRNKIKEFIAKRVAKELKDGDVVNLGIGLPTMVANYIDNDVDIILQSENGFVGLGPAPEVGKENPYIVNAGCQPVTIKEGGAFFDSTMSFSIIRGGHVDATVLGALQVDQEGNLANWMIPGKMVPGMGGAMDLVVGAKKVIVAMEHTAKGSPKILKKCNLPLTAMAQVDLIITEMGVMEVTKEGLVLKELNPDFTVDEVKAATEAELIIPENLKDMK
- a CDS encoding MTH1187 family thiamine-binding protein translates to MALLEITVAPLGTGDTSVSKYVAACHKLLELEEGIKYQLTPMSTVIEGDIDRLFEVAKKLHNVPFQEGAMRVSTSMKIDDRRDKESTIHGKILSVKSKL
- a CDS encoding sigma-70 family RNA polymerase sigma factor; protein product: MLNELVQKAIKGDGDSFYELIQIKKEHIYKIAYSYVHNQEDALDVVHDAVYKAFTAIGSLKNPQYFSTWLTKITINCAIDHLNKTKKVISIEKSELENFPVEENDKEAILDLRQNLEKLDIKYKTVIILRYFEDLTLNEIAATLNLPINTIKAQLYRGLQRLKIQLEEGDAIEK
- a CDS encoding TPM domain-containing protein; this encodes MQSICIKRSKLISLFILIFIISIVPSYGISIPKVPTKDIFVQDYAEILSKEVENNLLKLSSILKDRTSAELVVVTISSLEGHTVEDYALNLFRKWNIGSRVENNGVLLLVAYEERETRIEVGYGLEGAINDGKAGAILDKMIPYFKDGNYNVGITVAHGLILEEIAKEYNIDMSDVFIKNDIPYFDLEGTNNPIPILILPLIFLFFIFIFSRIMGMGFFQALFMLLSILGRNNHKHRGGRRPPGGFGGGGFGGGSSGGGGASRKW